Below is a window of Tolypothrix bouteillei VB521301 DNA.
GGCTCCTTTGCAGCATCGCATGGTAGCGCCGCCGTACCCGGCTTATCGCACTCACAAGAAATGTTAACAGCAGTCCGTTTGCTAGATGCAGAACGGGTAGACTCTTGGGACTTTGCTTTCAGAATATTTACGCAAGAGTTAAAGGTAGAAGATTTGACACCAAAAGCTTTAGTTTGTATTTGCGATAGCACAAACAAAGATGCTAGAACATTAGGAAAAGATTTAATCGCTCGCTACTTTCACAAAGTTCGGCATTTAGCAACCGATAACCCAACTGTAAACCTTCAGATTGCATCTGATTTTATCAAAGCCTTGCTTGCGCCTGAAAAGCATGAAGGTGTTTACAGTTATATTGTGCATTTGCTGAAAGAAGAATTAGATGGATGGATGACAAGCATCAATCGAGAAACAGTCATAAACCTACTTGCCGCTAAGTCTTCTGTGATACAAGAATTGGGTGGGTTATTGCTAACAGCGAATTTCCAAGATTTCTCTAGGGAATTTTCTACCTGCGAAATTGTTAAACTTGCCAACCACGAAATTGTTTCGGTGCGGAAAGCAGCCCTGCAGATGTTTTCACAAGTATTAGAGCGTGTACGTTCTCATTCCGAAGAAATGTTGGCAGCCGTGAAGATGTTAGAGTCGAAATGGGAAGATTCACGCGAATTTGCCTTCAAAATCTTTACCACAAAATTTAGTGCTCGTGAATTCACACCTCAGGTTTTAGTCTCTATATGCGATAGTGTGAGGGAAGATGTGAGAAGACTTGGACGCGATCTCTTAACTCGCAACTTCCAAACAGCTAACAGGGAAGACTATCTGTTGAAATTCAGCGAACATCCATCAGCCGATATGCAAAGATATGTGACAAACTTTTTAGAAAAATATGTAATCAATCAGCCCCAACACTTACGCGAGTTAACCCCTTACTTTATCACTGTATTATCAGCTGTCAATCGCGGACGAGTAGCCAAGCAAAGAATTTTTCATTTTTTAGAATCAGAAGCACAAAAAACTGAAGAAGCAGCAAGAATAGTAGCAGAAATTATGACACGGCACTCAGGCACCATGGCAATAGGAGATAAAGCAAAGGCTATACAAATTATGTTAAAAATTAACAAAAAGTATCCTTATTTGTCTTTACCTATTGAGGTAAAACCCGTCTCAAGAGTGAGAAGTTAGAAGATTTGGATATCGCCAAGAACATTAGAAAACTACTCCCTTTCCGCCATCAAATTACTAACGTTCTTCTCCTCTTTCTTCGTGTACTTTGCGTCTTTGCGGTTCATTTCATTAAGTAATCTTCAGGTAGGATAGGAGTCAAGACTGACAGAATATTTGTAGGGAGCATCCCAATGAGTGAAAAAACGCCGACGATTGCAAATCGCGCCTGTACAAACACAGCAAACCTACCCAGTATTCTATTCTGAGGGCAATGTGCTCCCTATTTGTAAAGCATACCGTTGGATCCCCCCTAGCCCCCCTTAAAAAGGGGGGAAAATACTTAAAAAGTCCCCCTTTTTAAGGGGGATTTAGGGGGATCTAAATTTTTGAACACCTCAACCACCATTCTTAACAACATCCTCAAAAAAAACTTATCTTTATCTTTGACGATCGCTAGATACGCGCATATAATCGAGCAAGAGTTTACTTGCAATTAGTACAAGATTCTTTGCAAGTATGTGATGGCACTAAAAATACAATATGCTTCTTAGTGTCGGTAAATCACGCGCTCGCTGTTGGTATACAATCCTTGCAATACGGGCGGTGGATCGCCGTCCTTGCGTTCAGTTGTGAAACAACTTCACTAACCGTCTCGTAACTTGGCGCGAGTACTCCTACTATCCGGTTTGACTTCCGTGAAGTGATAAATAGGAGTACTCCTGCTGCATGAGTTGAGACGTTTAGTCCTGAGGGATTTACGAAGGGAGAACCAATGGCAAACAGCGCGTGATTTTTTTTATTTCTCAAAATCCATCAACGATCTGGCGACTCTAAGAAAAGCAAGCGACAATAGAAAGTTACAAGAGTCAGTGGGTGAGTGGTGTTAAATGAAACTCATAAAACGTACAACCCTTCAGTATCAAGAAGGGACATCAGATAAAGTTTACGAAGTGGATTTGTGCCAAATCAATGAGGGGCGTTATGTCGTCAATTTTCGCTACGGGCGGCGCGGTACAAATCTTAAAGAAGGTACGAAAACGACTCAGCCTGTATCCATAGCAGAAGCAGAAAAAGCATTTAATAAACTCGTTGAAGAAAAAACAAAGAAAGGATACCGCGATATTTCTATCCCAGTAACGAGCACCACTCCCCAGATTCAACCAGTACATACAGCACCACCTACCAGCGAAGATCCGCGCACGCAGGCAATTCTTAACCGTCTTGCAAACAATCAGCCCAGTAAGTGGAAGCTAGAGAGGGCGATTTGGCGTGCTGGAGAACTGAGAATTCGTGAAGCCACCCCTTTACTACTCCAGCTGATTGGCACTGGCGCACCTCTGAGAGATTATTGTATTGCTTGGGCATTAGGTTGGTGCGGCGATGGAGAAGCGATTCCCGCACTCATGCATTTATATCAAAATCCTTCAACTCCTGAATTTATCAAACGTATTGCGTTTGAAGCGATCGCGAAACTCTCAACTCCACAAGCAAAAGCAGCTTGGCAAATGGAATTAATTGAGTTTTTGCCAGTAGAACTGCGTGTATTGGCGAGAAATGGTGCGGCTGAAGAATTTAAAACAGCTTTAAATCACTATTTAAATCATCACGACTACAGGCGTTATGAAGTTCTCGATAAAATTTATCAAATTGATAACCAATACGTTCGCCCAGCACTGCTCGATATTATCTCTCATGCACCTTTAAAACCAAATTACTTCCAAAGATTGCGCCACATTTTTAAAGTAGCTGAATACCGCCATGATGCGGAAGTATTTGGTATCCTTGCCTATCGTTTTGACTGTGTGAGAGCAAACTTTTCTAGCCAAAAAGACTCTGTAAGGTTGCCAGACAAAACCCATCTTAGAAAAAGATTTTATGGCAATTATAACAGCGTTACGAGACGCTTTGAAGTTATAAAAAATGAAATAGAAGAAGAACTCAAAAATCCTCAATCAAGAATTGCTTACAGCAGCAACACTCGCCAATATCTATGTCGCCGCGTGTGGCGCACTCTCAAAAAACTAGGAGAAGAGAGCGATGCTGAATACATCAGAATGGCTGTTAGCATTCTTCTTCAGTATTCCGATGTTGAATGTGTTAGGGAGACAATCTTTTCTTGGAGAAGTAACTGGTTTAAATATGCTGAGTATTTAACCTTCAATCATATCCTCTATGAAAACAGTTCCCGCTATCGGTTAATTCCGAATTCTAGAACTTGGACTTGGAGGTATCAGAAAGGAGATTATAACGATGATGCAGAACCAACAACGAGAGACGAGGCTTTTCCAGAACTTTGGGAACAAAACCCACAAGCATTGCTCCAGCTTCTACTAGAAAGTCAATGTCTTCCAGTACATCATTTTGCGACCAAATCTTTAAGGCATTGTTATCATTTTTGTCTATCTATTGAAGTAGATACTCTAATAAAACTGATTCAGAAACCTTACGTAGTCACAGTACAATTGGGTTTTGAATTGGCGTTTCTTAACTACAACTCCAAACAACCAAACAAAGAATTGGTAATTGCAGTAGCAAATTGCTTGTTACCAAGCGCTCGTACCCAAGCTTATCGTTGGGTTGAGGAAAACCGCGAATATTTTCTTGAAGACAGCAATTTTATAGCAGCGTTAATTGCTAGCAAACAAACAGAAACACGCCTCTTTGCTCGTAGACTTTTAGGTTATTCCATTCTTAATGACAATCGAACTAGAGTTTTGATTGGGTGTATTATTGCTGAGTTGTTAGCATTGACACCAGATAAGGGAGGCGAGTTAGCGAAAGAAATTGGCGAGACTCTTCTCTTGAGTTTTACACCACAATTACGAACTTTAGGTTTGGGTGTTGTTAATGATTTACTCGCTCATCCTTTGGTAGAAATTCAAGAAATAGGCGTTCGTATTTTACTGAATCATGAAACGAGGGCTGAAAATTTACCGCCGCAAATCATTGAATCACTCCTTGCTTCACCGCATGAATCATTAAGGGTTCTCGGTATCAGATTGTTTGGACAGCTACCAGATGAGAAACTTATGGGCGAGGAGAGTGTTTTGATAGTAGCGATCGCAGTGAATCCTGTAGAAGAGATTCGCAATGCAATCAAACCTATTATTCGCCGATTGGGAACATCTTCCCCCAATTTTGCCGTACAGCTAGCATCAGATTTTATCGAAATTTTGCTAACTCCGGAACAACATGAAGGCGTTCACAACTTCTTGGCGCGTCTTCTCCGGGAAGATTTATCAGGATGGATGACAAGCGTTCGTAAAGACACTGCTTTGCAGTTATTGAGAGCGCAATCTTCTGCTACACAGGAACTTGGTGGTTTGGTACTTGAAGCCAACAGCCAAAGTTGGATTTCAGAAATCACCACTAGCGAAATTGTCAAATTAGCCAACCACGAAATTGTATCGGTGCGGAAAGCAGCACAGCAAATGTTTTCACAAATCTTAGAGCGGGTGCGCTCCCATTCTGAAGAAATGTTAGCAGCTGTGAGGATGTTAGAGGCGAAGTGGGAAGATTCACGCGAATTTGCCTTCAAAATTTTTACAACACAATTTGGTGCTCGTGAATTCACCCCTCAAGTTTTAGTATCTATCTGCGATAGTGTGAGGGAAGAGGCGAGAAGACTGGGGCGCGATCTATTAACTCGCAACTTCCAAATATCTGACAGTGAAGAATATTTGTTGAAATTCAGCGAACATCCATCAGGCGATATGCAAATGTTTGTCACCAACTACTTAGAAGAGTATGCAGGAAATCAGCCCAAACACTTGCGCGAGTTGACGTCTTATTTTATCACGGTATTATCAACTGTCAATCGCGGAAGAGTAGCCAAGCAAAGAATTTTTCATTTTTTAGAATCAGAAGCACAAAAAAATGAAGAAACAGCAAGAATAGTTGCAGAAATTATGACACGTCACTCAGCTACCATGGCAATAGGAGACAAAGCAAAAAGCATACAAATCCTCCTAAAAATCCACAAAAAATATCCTCATTTGTCTGTCCCCATCCAGATCAAAGACGTATCAGAAATCAGGCTTTGAAACAACCAGATAATATTCAAAAAATACTCTCAGCGCTCTCTGCGCCTCTGCGGTTAAAAAATTAATAAAAGGAGTTTAACATGGAATTTAACTACACCTATAAAGGCAGTACAGAAGTTTCAGGAAATGGGACAAGCACGCAAATGTCCTTTTCCCCAGACACCAAACGTCCACCAACATACTTTATCGGGGAATTGCGGCAAAACGTGGCATTTCGCGAAGCAATAAGTGCGTTACACGATGTCGTTGTTTCCGATATGCGGTTCAAACCTAAAGATAAAACAGCATACAAAGAATGGCGTGCCAAACAAGAAGAAATCAATTGGGACTTAATAACAGCAAGGCGGCAAGATGTCGCAACACAAATCAAAACATTGCGAGAGGAATTGAATGAGCTAAACAGGCAAAGCTACGAACGATTGCGACCTTATTATAAAGCTAGGGGAGAATTCCAGCGATATGTTTGGGAAAATCGGCTAGATTTTTATTTTGTTTTCGATCCAGTGATTACTGTTCATCCTGATGAAGTCTTTTTTGAATGCTTTAGTGTTGATGAATCTAGCTATGGGCGGCTGGGTGCAAGTTACGAGGTCTTTAAAAATATCAGTGAATTTGCTTGCGGTACAACAAATGTTGATTACTCAGCAGCACTATATGACGAGTTCCAAAAAGTCCGCAGTTATAAAACAACCCAGTTGCAAGTTGACCCTTCGGGTTTTGAAGTTCAAACAACCAATGAAGCAGCTTACAAAGAAGTCAAAATCGATCTACCAGATAGTTGGGTGAGAGGGTTTTTACAAGTGAGTTCGGCGATGTCTTTACCCGCAACACGCTTTGACTTACACCCAATGGACATCCACAATATTTGTTTTGTCTTGCGTCGCCATAAAGAGAAACAAGGACCGCGAGGAATGCGCTATCACCTAAAACCGGGGGAACCCGTGCGGGTTGTGTTTGAACCCTGGGAGATAGAAGTCGTTTGTCCGCGATCGCCCTACTTGGGAAACGAACCGCAAACCATTCGGGTTTGGGGACGCCGACGCCTTCACATCTTAGAACGCCTCATTCCCGTTGCCAAAAAGTTTACCGTTCATCTGTTAGGTACGGGTATGCCTTCATTCTACGTTGCTGACTTGGGAGATATGTCCTTTACCCTCGGTTTATCGGGATGGACGGCGAATGATTGGTCGCAATCTGGTAACTTTGATTTAATGGCACCCCGTGCTGATGTTGACGAATGGACGCAAAAAATTATATTTGACGGGCTGCGAGAAAATTGGGTAGAAACTGCAGATCGCCTTGCACAGCGCTTAAATTTAAGCCGTACTTCAGTTCTAGGAGCTTTAAGTGCTTATACGCAAGCCGGACGTGTTATTTACGATCTAAACAAACAAGTCTATCGGGTGCGGGAACTCAGCCGAGAACCTTTACCAGTAGAACGTTTGCGGTTTGCCAACGAACGGGAAGAAAATGCAACAAGGTTTTTGAGTCAAAGAGCAGTGCAAGTGACATCAGTAAATAACAGTAACGATAGCTTAGTATTAGAAGGCACTGTAAAAGATTGGGAAAAAACTTATAGTCCATCTTTGACGATCGATAGAGATGAGCGTATAATTAATGCAGAGTGTACCTGCAAATGGCATCAGCAAAACAAGCTGTACAAAGGTCCTTGCGAACACATTCTGGCATTGCGAATGCAATATGCTCGTCAGTGTCAGTAAAAAAAATCACGCACTTAATTGTTGGTAAAAAATCCTTGCAATCTGGGCGGTGGATCGCCGTCCGTGCGTTTAGTTTAGCCATACATCACTAGCCCACTCTTGACTGTGCGGTCTTACGGTACTACCATGGTATTCCGGGTTGACATCCATGTAGTGAATGACCCAGGTAGTACCGTGACCGCTGAGTTGAGTTGTCTAGTCCTGAGGGATTTACGAAGGGAAAGCCAACTTATTAAACTTGCGTGATTTTTTTACACCAAAAGACTTACGCATAGCCCCCTTTATTTTTTTACACCAAAAGACTTACACATAACCCCCCTTTTTAAGGAAACGGTGGTGTACGCATCTTTAGAGATCCCCCTAAATCGCCCAATAAATTGGGCGATTGAAGAATTTCCCCCCTTTTTAAGGGGGGTTAGGGGGGATCGAAACTGCTAGAAGGCATTTTAAGAAACTTGTGTACACCACCGTAGCTCTTTTTAAGAGGGTTTGGGGGGATCGACAACCTGTAAAATCTCCAAAATGGGTTGAGGTTGCGTAAGCCCCAATTACCTCTACCAAAATCAAAAGAGTACGAATAACCAGGATGACTGACCAACCCCGTACCCGCCAAGAACTCTACGAACGTATCCGTCAAATAGGTAGAGAAGAATTTATCCTTGAAGAAATGATTCGTTACGGTTTCTGGCCCGCTGAAGGTACAATACCTCAAGACCCTGCGGATGAAATTCGCCGTGTTGGAGAAATACGGCGGGAACTGGAAGAACTCAGACAGGAAAGCAGCCGTCTCCACAACGAAAAGGAGCTGCGGAAAGAGATGCTCAAGCAGCGCTTAGCCGAGTCGCGGCGCAAGCGCCAGGAAACCAAGGAACGGCGGGAACGGGAAAGACAAGAACGTGCGGAAGCCTGGAAGCAAAAAAAACAGCAAGAGATTGTTTATCTTGGTGAGGGAGTCTCAGCTGGCTTAAATGAGACTGAAGGTGATAGCGAAAGGCTCCAAAGCTATGGCTTACCACTCTGCAACACAGCCAATGAAATTGCTACTGCAATGGGCATAAACGTAGGAAAATTGAGATTTTTAGCCTTCGATCGCAAAACCTCCACAGTCAGCCACTATATCCGTTTCAAAATGCCCAAAAAAACTGGAGGAGAACGGTTGATATCAGCCCCCCTACCCAGTTTAAAACAGGCACAGCATTGGATTTTAGGAAATATTTTGCAAAAGTTAGAAGTTCACGAAGCTGCACACGGTTTTCGGTGCGATCGTTCCATAGTCACCAACGCCACCCCCCATGTTGGTGCTGATGTCATTATCAACTTTGACCTCAAAGATTTTTTCCCCTCTATTTCTTACAAACGAGTTAAAGGGCTTTTCCGCTCCTTTGGTTATTCTGAAGCAGCAGCAACAATATTTAGTTTGCTGTGTACGGCTGCTGAGGTTGAAGAACTAGAACTCGATGGCAAGACATATTATGTCGCACTCGAAGAACGCCACCTCCCACAAGGTTCCCCCGCCAGTCCAGCAATCACTAACTTGCTGTGTCGCCGTCTCGACAAACGCTTAACAGCGATCGCACAAGAATTAGGTTTCAGTTACACCCGTTATGCTGATGACCTTACCTTCTCAGCATCCGGAGATAGCTTGCGTCATATCTGTAATCTCCTCAAACGTACAGAATCCGCAGTCATTTATGAAGGTTTTGCCATCAACCAAGAGAAAACCAGAATTTTACGAAAATCCAGTCAGCAGGAAGTCACCGGAGTTGTTGTCAATGACAAACTCAATATCTCTAAGAAAACCTTAAAGCAATTCCGTGCAACCCTTTATCAAATAGAGAAAGATGGACTAGAAGGTAAATCTTGGGGAAATTCTTCAGATGTTCTGGCTGCAGTCAGTGGTTTTGCTAATTTTGTAGTCATGGTTAATCCTGAAAAAGGCGCTGAGTTTCAACAGCAGATACAAAGAATTAGAAAGAAGTACAAACAGAAAAAATAATTGTCCTTATTAACCCTCTTTTATCACTTTCGTCAAAGAAAATTTGAACTCCCGTTTTTACCTTAGTCCGCGTATAGCCCTTACGGGCATAGCCTGCGGCATTGCGTAGCGTGCGCTTTGCGCTTAGGCGGACTTTGTTTGTATAGCAGCCAATTCTATTCGCTTTAATTATTCTCTCTCTAGACGGCTACCCGTTCTTTGGAAGTGATTTATGTATAGGCAAAACTCTGGGAATATTACTATCTTGATAATTATCATGTCGATTGCTGTGACTGCAATAGGCGTGCGTAATTTTGAATTGTTTTTAAACACTACTTGTTTGGTGAATACTTTGCCTGCTGTCAGTAAACACTGCAAGTAGAAGCAAAAATCTTTGGATTGTCAGCCGATTTTATCAAAAGATCGCTCTACGTTGCTTTGTATTGCTTAACCTGAAATTGTCACCGTATTGCACTTCTAAGGCGCGAGGGAGAGAAATTTCCCTCCTCTAAACTCTAGATGGAGTTTGATAGATGACTTAACCCCGAACTGGGAGCGAGATGAAGAACTCAGTGCCTTGTCCTAATTCCGACTGGACTTCGAGCCGTCCATCATGTCTCTCGACCACAATCTGACGGGCGATCGCTAAGCCTAACCCCGTTCCTTTGCCAACCTCTTTAGTGGTAAACAAGCGATCGAAAATCTTAGATTTGACTTCCTCATTCATACCTTTACCGTTGTCACCAATACGAATTTCGACCGTATTTTGTTTGGATAATAATACAGTTTGAATCGTGATTTGTTGGGGATGATTTTCTAACTTTTTAAAGGTTGTTTGCTGTGCCATTTCATCGAACATATCAATCGCATTGGCCAGAATGTTCATAAACACCTGGTTAAGCTGACCGGGGAAGCAATTAATTTCGGGGATGTCACCGTAGTTTCGTATAACTTTAATAGCAGGTCGATTTTCATTCGCTTTGAGTCGATACTTGAGCATCAACAGCGTACTATCTAACCCTTCGTGCAAGTTGGCGCTAACTTTGTGTTCCGTATCGGCGCGAGAGAAAGTACGCAGGCTAGTGCTAATGCCCTTAATGCGATCGGTCGCGCCTTTCATCGAGTCAATTAACTTGGGTAAATCCTCCAATAGAAACTCCAGGTCAATCTTTTCAGCCAATTCAGCCACCGAACCAGTAGGGGGCTGGTGCTGCTGATATGTGTCTAGATACTCACACAGGTCTTGTACGTAATCTTTAGCATTGTTAATACTGCCGTTAAGGAAGCCAACTGGATTATTAATTTCGTGAGCAACTCCAGCCACCAAGTTACCTAAAGTAGCCATTTTTTCGTTTTGCACAATCTGAAGCTGAGATTCTTCAAGCTGTTGAGCGTAGGCTTGGGCTTGCTGATAGAGGCGAGCATTCTCCAGTGAAATCGCAGCTTGGGCACAGAGCAGATTCAGCAACTCAACGCGATCGCGGGTAAAGGCTCCTATTGCCAGGTTATTTTCCAGATAGACCATGCCCAGCAACTTGCCTTGTTGTAAAATGGGGCTGCACAGCAGACTCTTAGGTTGTTGGTTTTGGATATAGACATCAGCGCTCGATACCGAATCTTGCGCGGCGTTGGCAATCACAGCTGGTTGCAAGCTGCGTTTGACTTTTGTGACCAGACTGATGGGCACTACACCACTATCGACAAGCGACTGCGTTGGATGCAGAATCTGCGTTTCGATTTTTCGAGATTCCGTCAGTGCTGCCCTAGCCTGAACCGTGAGATTTTGCCCCTCACTTAACATCAAAACGCACTGCGTAGCACCTGAGGTTTGCATTACTGTCAGCAAGAGAGTGCCAATTAACCGCTCGATCTCAATTTCACTGGAAAGGGTTTGAGACGCTTTAAGGATGGCAACTAGATCCAGGGTATCAGAAAGACTAGTGGAAGAAGCACTAGTCGAGCTGAAAGTTCCAGTGGCAAATAAAGTTTCGTCAACACAGAGTGGTATCTGCGCTTGTTGGAGGATAGGAGCGAGCAGTTGAGGATAGCGAGTTTCTAAGTCGGAGAGTTTGGCTTTTGCCCCCCAACGAGCATAGCCATAGTAGGCTTCAATCATGTAGGCTTGTGCGACCCGCTCTTTGTTCCAATCCAGGTAAAATTTTGCCGCCAGTTCATTGGCAACGGCTTCTTCCTGAGGGTAGCCATTGGCTTTGGCACCCGCGATCGCCAGGTCATAAAGTTCTAGAGCTTGTGTTTTACAATTGAGGAGTTGATGTTTTTGCGCTTCAACTAAATGATATTTATGCAAGTAATTCATGGGAGCATAATGCGCCCATTCTTTTAACTTTGCTTGATTTTCTTGCAATCGCTGCCATCGCGGTTCCGATTCCGACATCGATTCCGGCGGAGTAGCAAGCACGGTGAGAGAATCATAGAAATATAAGATCGGTTCAACGATATTTCCCATACCCCCAGCCAAATACTGTCGGGTTTGAGCAGCATCGTGTTCCGCTTTAGCAAAGTCTTCAAGCCAGTAATTTAATGTGAATCGATACAGGTAAAAGTAGCATAATCGGTAAAAATCATTGGAGACTTTTGCTTCAGCAAGGATTTTTTCTTCATAGGAATTCTGGCGTAAGGGAATCTCGTTCTCTGACTGACCCAGCAGAATGAGAGCCGCCTGCCAGTAAGCCAAAACACAGTTTGCTGCCGTGAATTGGTGGAGGTCGCACAACTGTTGGTAATAGGCATGAATTTGGGGTTCGAGTTCAGCGAGCGGTTGACCGCACCAGTAGGCATTCAAGCAGAACAACTGAGCATCGTAGCCAAGAAATTCTAGATTGCCGGTTTCCAATCCTGCTTGATATCCTTCTTGAAGAATTGGCAGTGTTTCTTGTAAATGGGTAGTCCAATGACCAACATATCCTCCCATTAACAGGGCTGTTGCCGGTAGAATATTTTTGGCATCTGGTTCTGAGGCGAGTTGGTATCCTAATTGCCCGAACTGAGGCACCTTTGTCATCTCTCCCCACAGGGTTCTAAGTTGGAAGGCGTAACCGGCGTAGCAATACGCCGAAACAGGACTATTGCCAAATTGAATTGACAACTTGGCCTGTAGCGCAACAATTAGGAAATAGAGCATTGAGCCAGTCATGTAACAGACGGGTGTCAGCCGAGCCGCATTTTGCATAATGGCTAACTGCTGGGGGTCTGTCATTTTCGGCAGATGAATGAATGACTCAATCGAGCGACCCTCAATTAAGGCATCGATTTCCAGCTTGATCGGTCGAATATCCTCTAACGTTGGGCTGTCTGGCAGGTTCACGCCCAACATTTGGAAGACTGATTGACCGATCGCGATCGCTTCTAAAAATTGATTGCGGGCTACCAACGCCTGAATTCTGACTTGATAGACTTGCACTTGTTCTAAAGGCGTTTTCGCAAAATGAATCACCGCTTC
It encodes the following:
- a CDS encoding reverse transcriptase family protein, which translates into the protein MTDQPRTRQELYERIRQIGREEFILEEMIRYGFWPAEGTIPQDPADEIRRVGEIRRELEELRQESSRLHNEKELRKEMLKQRLAESRRKRQETKERRERERQERAEAWKQKKQQEIVYLGEGVSAGLNETEGDSERLQSYGLPLCNTANEIATAMGINVGKLRFLAFDRKTSTVSHYIRFKMPKKTGGERLISAPLPSLKQAQHWILGNILQKLEVHEAAHGFRCDRSIVTNATPHVGADVIINFDLKDFFPSISYKRVKGLFRSFGYSEAAATIFSLLCTAAEVEELELDGKTYYVALEERHLPQGSPASPAITNLLCRRLDKRLTAIAQELGFSYTRYADDLTFSASGDSLRHICNLLKRTESAVIYEGFAINQEKTRILRKSSQQEVTGVVVNDKLNISKKTLKQFRATLYQIEKDGLEGKSWGNSSDVLAAVSGFANFVVMVNPEKGAEFQQQIQRIRKKYKQKK
- a CDS encoding SWIM zinc finger family protein, producing the protein MEFNYTYKGSTEVSGNGTSTQMSFSPDTKRPPTYFIGELRQNVAFREAISALHDVVVSDMRFKPKDKTAYKEWRAKQEEINWDLITARRQDVATQIKTLREELNELNRQSYERLRPYYKARGEFQRYVWENRLDFYFVFDPVITVHPDEVFFECFSVDESSYGRLGASYEVFKNISEFACGTTNVDYSAALYDEFQKVRSYKTTQLQVDPSGFEVQTTNEAAYKEVKIDLPDSWVRGFLQVSSAMSLPATRFDLHPMDIHNICFVLRRHKEKQGPRGMRYHLKPGEPVRVVFEPWEIEVVCPRSPYLGNEPQTIRVWGRRRLHILERLIPVAKKFTVHLLGTGMPSFYVADLGDMSFTLGLSGWTANDWSQSGNFDLMAPRADVDEWTQKIIFDGLRENWVETADRLAQRLNLSRTSVLGALSAYTQAGRVIYDLNKQVYRVRELSREPLPVERLRFANEREENATRFLSQRAVQVTSVNNSNDSLVLEGTVKDWEKTYSPSLTIDRDERIINAECTCKWHQQNKLYKGPCEHILALRMQYARQCQ
- a CDS encoding HEAT repeat domain-containing protein, translated to MKLIKRTTLQYQEGTSDKVYEVDLCQINEGRYVVNFRYGRRGTNLKEGTKTTQPVSIAEAEKAFNKLVEEKTKKGYRDISIPVTSTTPQIQPVHTAPPTSEDPRTQAILNRLANNQPSKWKLERAIWRAGELRIREATPLLLQLIGTGAPLRDYCIAWALGWCGDGEAIPALMHLYQNPSTPEFIKRIAFEAIAKLSTPQAKAAWQMELIEFLPVELRVLARNGAAEEFKTALNHYLNHHDYRRYEVLDKIYQIDNQYVRPALLDIISHAPLKPNYFQRLRHIFKVAEYRHDAEVFGILAYRFDCVRANFSSQKDSVRLPDKTHLRKRFYGNYNSVTRRFEVIKNEIEEELKNPQSRIAYSSNTRQYLCRRVWRTLKKLGEESDAEYIRMAVSILLQYSDVECVRETIFSWRSNWFKYAEYLTFNHILYENSSRYRLIPNSRTWTWRYQKGDYNDDAEPTTRDEAFPELWEQNPQALLQLLLESQCLPVHHFATKSLRHCYHFCLSIEVDTLIKLIQKPYVVTVQLGFELAFLNYNSKQPNKELVIAVANCLLPSARTQAYRWVEENREYFLEDSNFIAALIASKQTETRLFARRLLGYSILNDNRTRVLIGCIIAELLALTPDKGGELAKEIGETLLLSFTPQLRTLGLGVVNDLLAHPLVEIQEIGVRILLNHETRAENLPPQIIESLLASPHESLRVLGIRLFGQLPDEKLMGEESVLIVAIAVNPVEEIRNAIKPIIRRLGTSSPNFAVQLASDFIEILLTPEQHEGVHNFLARLLREDLSGWMTSVRKDTALQLLRAQSSATQELGGLVLEANSQSWISEITTSEIVKLANHEIVSVRKAAQQMFSQILERVRSHSEEMLAAVRMLEAKWEDSREFAFKIFTTQFGAREFTPQVLVSICDSVREEARRLGRDLLTRNFQISDSEEYLLKFSEHPSGDMQMFVTNYLEEYAGNQPKHLRELTSYFITVLSTVNRGRVAKQRIFHFLESEAQKNEETARIVAEIMTRHSATMAIGDKAKSIQILLKIHKKYPHLSVPIQIKDVSEIRL